The sequence TACTGAGGCGCCACTCGTCGACCTGTGAGGGCCGATTCGGCCGTCGAGGCGCGGGGAGTGGCGGCTCAGTGCGTGTGCGCGGCGACGCGTCCCGTGTTCTTCCGACGCCTGGAGCCACCGAGGCGGCAGATCAGGTAAATCACGAAGGAGATTGTCGTCACGAAACTCGAGACGGGGACTCCGGGGGCCAGGGACAGCAGAATGCCGCCCACTGCCGCGAGTTCCGCGAAGACGATCGACAGAATGGTCGCTTTCACCGGGCTCGCCGTGACGAAGGCGGCAGCCGCCGCGGGCGTGATGAGCAGAGCCATCACGAGCAACGCCCCGACGATCTGCACGCCGAGGGCCGCGGTGATGCCGACGAGCACGGCGAACACGATCGACAGTGCACGCACCGGCACCCCGCGCGCCTCGGCGACGTCGGGGTCAGTGCTGGCGAACAGTAGAGGCCGGTAGATGAGGGCGAGAACCCCGATCACCACGACAGCGCAGAGCAGCAGCAGCGCAAGCCCACTGTTTCCGGGCGCCACGATCTGACCGATCAGCAAAGAGAAGCTCGTGCCGGTACGACCTTCGTACGACCAGATGAACAGCACGGACAGGCCCAGACCGAAGGCCATGATCACGCCGATCACCGAGTCGCGGTCGCGTGCCTTCGCTCCGAGTAAGCCGAACAAGATCGCAGCCACGACGGAACCGACGATGGCGCCCGCACCCACACTGATACCGACGAGCAGTGCGGCCGACGCACCGGTCAGCGACAGCTCGCTGGTCCCGTGAACCGCGAACGACATCTGCCTGCTCACGATCAGGGGCCCGATGACGCCTGCCAGCAAACCGAGGATGGCGCCGGCGATCAATGCCTGCTGAACGAAGTCGTACTGCAAGAGGTCGATGGTGGCGGACACATCGAACAGGTGCGACATCGCATCGGTGAACTTGTTGCTCATGCGTGTTCCTCGCACGTGTGATGCACACCTTCGCCGGGGCGAAGTCCGCCGGCGCTGCCGAGTGCGTCGATGGCGTCGCCGGTGCCGATCACGATGAGACGTCCCCGCACGTGCAGGACCTCGACTTCGGTGCGATACAGCTCGGACAGCACCTCGGAGGTCATCACCTCGTCCGGTGTGCCGATTCGGAATTGGCCGTCGACGAGGTACAGCACCCGGTCGACCAGCGGCAGAATGGGATTGATTTCGTGGGTGACGAACAACACCGCGGTGTCGTGCGTGCGTCGCCGCCGATCGATGAGGCTCGACACGAGACTCTGATTGGCCAGGTCCAAACTGAGGAGAGGTTCGTCGCACAGCAGTATCTGCGGATCTCCGACGAGTGCCTGAGCGATGCGTAACCGCTGCTGCTCGCCGCCGGACAGCGAGCCGACGGGTGCGTCGGCGTAACTTTCGGCACCGACCTCGGCAATCGCCGCGTCCACGATCGCCCGGCGCTGTCCCCGGCGCAGCAGCCCGGTTCCCCAACGGTGGCCGTCGACACCGAGACCGACGAGGTCACGTCCCCGGAGGGGAAGCCCGTCGTCGAGCGACTTCTGCTGCGGGATGTACCCGACGTTCGAGTTTCCGGCTCGGGCCGGTGATCCCGCGATCCTCGCAGTCCCGGAATCGAGGCCCAGCTGCCCGAGCAACACCTTGAGCAGTGACGTCTTGCCGGAGCCGTTGGGTCCGAGGACGGCGACGAACTCGCCGGGCTCGACGGTGAGATCGAGATGCTGCCACAAAGTGCGTGCGCCGAAAGACAGTCGCGCCCCCGTCAGTTCGACTGCGGGGATGCGACTGCTGTGTTCGGTGTTCGTCGAAGAGAGTTCCGTCACAAGCCGATCAGTTCTATTGCAGCGCCTTGGCGAGGGCCTGGGCGGTGTTGGTCTGCCACTGAATGTAGTCCAACCCCTCCGGCAGGGTTTCGGTTACCTCGACGACGGGGACGCCTGCGGCCTCCGCGGTGGCCCTCACGTCCTCGGTGACCTTGTCCTGTGTCTGGGTGTTGTAGACGACGGCCTTCACCTGCTTGTCGGTGATCAACTGGCGCGTGGCTGCGATAGCGGCGGGTGCGGGATCGTTGCCGTTCTCGATGGCACTGGTGAAGTCGGCGGGGGTGACGTCGTTCAATGCCGCCGACTCGACGAGGTAATGCG comes from Rhodococcus oxybenzonivorans and encodes:
- a CDS encoding metal ABC transporter permease produces the protein MSNKFTDAMSHLFDVSATIDLLQYDFVQQALIAGAILGLLAGVIGPLIVSRQMSFAVHGTSELSLTGASAALLVGISVGAGAIVGSVVAAILFGLLGAKARDRDSVIGVIMAFGLGLSVLFIWSYEGRTGTSFSLLIGQIVAPGNSGLALLLLCAVVVIGVLALIYRPLLFASTDPDVAEARGVPVRALSIVFAVLVGITAALGVQIVGALLVMALLITPAAAAAFVTASPVKATILSIVFAELAAVGGILLSLAPGVPVSSFVTTISFVIYLICRLGGSRRRKNTGRVAAHTH
- a CDS encoding metal ABC transporter ATP-binding protein, yielding MTELSSTNTEHSSRIPAVELTGARLSFGARTLWQHLDLTVEPGEFVAVLGPNGSGKTSLLKVLLGQLGLDSGTARIAGSPARAGNSNVGYIPQQKSLDDGLPLRGRDLVGLGVDGHRWGTGLLRRGQRRAIVDAAIAEVGAESYADAPVGSLSGGEQQRLRIAQALVGDPQILLCDEPLLSLDLANQSLVSSLIDRRRRTHDTAVLFVTHEINPILPLVDRVLYLVDGQFRIGTPDEVMTSEVLSELYRTEVEVLHVRGRLIVIGTGDAIDALGSAGGLRPGEGVHHTCEEHA